One genomic window of Amphiura filiformis chromosome 3, Afil_fr2py, whole genome shotgun sequence includes the following:
- the LOC140148535 gene encoding store-operated calcium entry regulator STIMATE-like, with product MTSENSNSVIMMNKTETEEIDHCSQGALTTRFGILIQGILAFLAFCSLIVKRLREPKEHRRSWRIWFYDTSKQALGASVIHFANVFLSDIFQGDPCTWYIVYFLLDSTVGLLIIYIGIRLSQLIVSCFGCKTLYFGEYGTPPQCEAWIGQCAVFVLIVLLEKVLITFLAKVKIWEEVAVFILTPINNVRVEVVIVMLIVPFIINAIMFWVVDNFLMKKKQTLTTKIPSPSGIKSKVRYTRNIPKGSSDTGEGSESEVLISPDEDEKQTTNPTTRLLNSSD from the exons ATGACATCGGAAAATAGTAATAGTGTCATCATGATGAACAAAACTGAAACTGAGGAAATTGATCACTGTAGTCAAGGAGCACTAACCACCAGATTTGGAATACTTATTCAAGGGATTCTAGCATTTCTTGCATTTTGTAGTTTAATTG TGAAAAGATTACGAGAACCCAAAGAACATAGAAGATCATGGAGAATATG GTTTTACGATACATCCAAGCAAGCTTTAGGGGCGTCAGTGATTCATTTTGCCAATGTGTTCCTCTCAGATATCTTCCAAGGTGATCCATGTACATG GTATATAGTTTACTTCCTATTGGACTCCACTGTAGGTCTTCTCATCATTTATATCGGCATTAGACTTTCCCAATTAATAGTCAGCTGTTTTGGTTGTAAGACACTATATTTTGGGGAGTATGGTACACCGCCACAATGTGAAGCCTGGATTGGTCAGTGTGCTGTCTTTGTACTTATTGTCCTTCTAGAAAAGGTGCTAATTACATTCTTGGCAAAGGTTAAAATATGGGAAGAG GTGGCAGTGTTTATATTAACGCCAATCAACAATGTAAGAGTAGAAGTTGTTATTGTGATGCTAATTGTGCCGTTTATAATCAAT GCAATAATGTTTTGGGTTGTGGATAATTTCCTCATGAAAAAGAAGCAAACACTAACAACCAAAATACCAAGTCCATCAGGTATCAAATCCAAAGTGCGCTATACCAGGAATATACCCAAAGGTAGCAGTGATACCGGAGAAGGATCAGAATCAGAAGTCTTAATCTCACCCGATGAAGATGAAAAACAGACAACGAACCCAACTACAAGGTTGCTGAATTCCAGTGATTGA
- the LOC140148534 gene encoding NADH dehydrogenase [ubiquinone] 1 alpha subcomplex assembly factor 3-like, producing the protein MSAPSVWKASQSIRSLVPKIRCLARPMSKLYPTDDELYTRTTVNLLAKDEQAKTVPLVNNFSVRGFKISGDTVVGPVAILPRCLVHWNVGNYHDINEDSLTLFHLLEPRLEILVLGLGAENHRLDPELHKFFRRKNIAMEVQNTANACATYNFLVTEGRIVAAGLIPPEYREKEPEVEKLPSD; encoded by the exons ATGTCAGCGCCCAGTGTCTGGAAAGCTTCCCAATCAATACGCAGTTTAGTGCCAAAAATAAG ATGTTTAGCTAGGCCGATGAGTAAGCTGTATCCAACAGATGATGAGTTATACACACGTACCACAGTCAATCTGTTAGCAAAAGATGAGCAAGCCAAAACAGTACCACTTGTTAACAATTTCAGTGTGAGGGGGTTTAAAATCAGTGGAGATACAGTAGTTGGACCTGTAGCTATATTACCAAGATGTTTAGTGCATTGGAAT GTTGGAAATTATCATGATATAAATGAAGACAGTTTGACATTGTTTCACCTGCTGGAACCAAGATTAG AGATTTTAGTGTTAGGACTTGGAGCAGAAAATCATAGGCTAGACCCAGAACTTCATAAATTTTTCAGAAGAAAGAACATAGCCATGGAAGTACAGAATACT GCTAATGCGTGTGCAACCTATAATTTCCTTGTTACTGAAGGACGGATTGTAGCAGCAGGACTTATACCCCCAGAATACAGAGAAAAAGAACCAGAGGTAGAGAAATTACCATCGGATTGA